From Corvus cornix cornix isolate S_Up_H32 chromosome 15, ASM73873v5, whole genome shotgun sequence, one genomic window encodes:
- the VPS33A gene encoding vacuolar protein sorting-associated protein 33A, whose product MAAHLSSGRVNLTALREAGRRELREFLDKCAGSKAIVWDEYLTGPFGLIAQYSLLKEHEVEKMFTLKPGRLPPADVKNIIFFVRPKLELMDIITDNVLREDRGRSPQRDFHILFVPRRSLLCEQWLKEQGVLGSFIHREQYSLDLIPFDGDLLSMESESAFKECYLESDQTSLYHAAKGLMTLQALYGTIPQIFGKGDCARHVANMMIRMKREFPGSQNSIFPVFDTLLLLDRNVDLLTPLATQLTYEGLIDEIYGIQNTYVKLPPEKFAPKKQGEGGKDLPTEPKKLQLNSAEELYAEIRDKNFNAVGSVLSKKAKIISAAFEERHHAKTVGEIKQFVSQLPHMQAARSSLANHTSIAELIKDITTSEDFFDNLTVEQEFMSGIDTDKVNNYIEDCIAQKHPLIKILRLVCLQSVCNSGLKQKVLDHYKREILQTYGYEHILTLNNLEKAGLLKPQTGGRNNYPTIRKTLRLWMDDVNEQNPNDISYVYSGYAPLSVRLAQLLARPGWRSIEEVLKMLPGPHFEERQQLPTGLQKKRQHGENRVTLVFFLGGVTYAEIAALRFLSQMEDGGTEYVIATTKLINGTTWIKSLMEKLEPAPF is encoded by the exons aTGGCGGCGCACCTGAGCTCGGGCCGGGTGAACCTGACGGCGCTGCGCGAGGCGGGGCGGCGCGAGCTGCGCGAGTTCCTCGACAAGTGCGCGGGCTCCAAG GCCATCGTGTGGGACGAGTACCTGACCGGCCCCTTCGGGCTCATCGCGCAGTACTCGCTGCTCAAG GAGCATGAGGTGGAGAAGATGTTCACGCTCAAACCGGGCCGGCTGCCCCCGGCCGACGTCAAGAACATCATCTTCTTCGTCAGGCCCAAGCTGGAGCTGATGGACATCATCACGGACAATGTGCTCAG GGAAGACAGAGGCCGCTCTCCACAGAGGGATTTCCACATCTTGTTCGTGCCACGCCGCAGCCTCCTCTGCGAGCAGTGGCTGAAGGAGCAGGGCGTGCTGGGCTCCTTCATCCACCGCGAGCAGTACAGCCTGGACCTGATCCCCTTCGACGGAGACCTGCTCTCCATGGAATCCGAGAGCGCCTTCAAG GAATGTTACCTGGAGAGCGACCAGACCAGTCTGTACCATGCAGCAAAGGGGCTGATGACACTGCAGGCTCTCTACGGAACCATCCCGCAGATTTTTGGGAAGGGCGACTGTGCTCGG CACGTGGCCAACATGATGATCAGGATGAAGCGCGAGTTCCCTGGGAGCCAGAATTCCATATTTCCCGTCTTTGATACCCTCTTGTTGCTGGACCGCAATGTGGACCTGCTGACCCCGCTGGCCACGCAGCTGACATACGAGGGGCTGATAGATGAGATTTATGGGATTCAGAACA CTTATGTGAAACTCCCTCCTGAGAAGTTTGCCCCAAAGAAGCAGGGTGAGGGTGGGAAAGATCTCCCCACTGAACCCAAGAAGCTCCAGCTGAACTCTGCAGAAGAGCTTTATGCTGAAATCCGAGACAAGAACTTCAATGCTGTGGGGTCAGTGCTGAGCAAGAAAGCCAAGATCATCTCAGCAGCCTTTGAG GAAAGGCACCACGCCAAGACTGTTGGAGAGATTAAGCAGTTTGTGTCCCAGCTGCCTCACATGCAGGCAGCAAGGAGCTCACTGGCAAACCACACCTCCATCGCAGAGCTCATCAAAGACATCACCA CATCTGAAGATTTCTTTGATAATTTAACAGTGGAGCAAGAGTTCATGTCTGGAATAGATACAGACAAG gtTAACAATTATATTGAAGACTGCATAGCTCAAAAACATCCATTAATCAAGATACTGCGTCTCGTTTGCTTGCAATCTGTGTGCAATAGTGGGCTGAAGCAGAAGGTTCTGGACCATTACAAAAGAGAGATTCTCCAG ACTTACGGCTATGAACATATATTGACCTTAAACAATTTGGAAAAGGCTGGACTCCTGAAACCCCAGACAGGTGGCAGGAATAACTACCCAACGATCAGGAAAACACTGCGCTTGTGGATGGATGATGTTAATGAGCAG AACCCCAATGACATCTCGTACGTGTACAGTGGCTACGCCCCACTGAGCGTGCGCCTGGCCCAGCTGCTGGCCCGGCCGGGCTGGCGCAGCATCGAGGAGGTTTTAAAGATGCTGCCAGGGCCCCATTttgaggagaggcagcagctccctaCTGGCCTTCAGAAAAAAC GTCAGCATGGTGAGAACAGAGTCACCCTGGTGTTCTTCCTTGGGGGGGTCACGTATGCGGAGATCGCTGCGCTGAGATTTCTGTCCCAGATGGAGGATGGAGGCACAGAGTACGTCATTGCCACTACAAAACTGATCAATGGAACAACCTGGATCAAATCCTTGATGGAAAAACTGGAGCCTGCCCCATTCTAG